Proteins encoded together in one Desulfovibrio sp. UCD-KL4C window:
- the rplJ gene encoding 50S ribosomal protein L10 yields MKRQEKAQIIEQLTKVAERASIAIVTDFKGLEADELTALRSKLREVGVDCQVVKNTLARLAFEGTDHGILADKFKENCAIVTGYEDPVAAAKAVADFAKGSKKFSARFASLEGKYLDDKGIEALSKLPSKDELLGKALGTMNAVPTNFVRVLANVPRGLLNVLTAVKDQKEAA; encoded by the coding sequence GTGAAAAGGCAAGAAAAAGCCCAGATTATTGAGCAGCTCACTAAAGTAGCTGAAAGGGCGAGCATTGCCATCGTTACTGACTTTAAAGGTCTTGAAGCTGACGAGCTTACTGCTCTTCGTTCAAAACTCAGAGAAGTCGGTGTCGATTGCCAAGTCGTTAAGAACACTCTGGCCCGGTTGGCGTTTGAGGGTACCGATCACGGTATTCTGGCCGATAAATTCAAGGAAAACTGTGCAATTGTAACTGGATATGAAGATCCTGTTGCAGCAGCAAAAGCAGTTGCAGATTTCGCAAAGGGAAGCAAAAAATTCTCTGCGCGTTTTGCAAGCCTTGAGGGTAAGTATCTTGACGATAAAGGCATTGAGGCGCTCTCCAAGCTTCCAAGCAAGGACGAGCTCTTAGGCAAGGCTCTTGGCACAATGAATGCTGTGCCTACCAATTTTGTGAGAGTTCTCGCAAATGTACCTCGCGGACTTCTGAATGTTCTTACTGCTGTTAAGGACCAGAAGGAAGCTGCATAA
- the rplL gene encoding 50S ribosomal protein L7/L12 → MSDITKDQVVDFISSMTVLELSEFIKELEEKFGVSAAAPVGVVAAAAGGADAGAAAEEQTEFDVILKGAGGNKIAVIKAVRALTGLGLKEAKAKVDEAPAAIKEGVEKAEAEEALKQLTEAGADAEMK, encoded by the coding sequence ATGTCAGATATTACTAAAGATCAGGTTGTAGATTTTATTTCCAGCATGACCGTTCTCGAACTCTCTGAGTTCATCAAAGAACTTGAAGAAAAATTCGGCGTTTCTGCTGCAGCACCAGTTGGTGTAGTTGCAGCAGCAGCTGGCGGAGCAGATGCTGGTGCAGCTGCTGAAGAGCAGACTGAATTCGACGTCATCCTTAAGGGTGCTGGCGGAAACAAGATTGCAGTTATCAAAGCAGTTCGCGCTCTCACAGGCCTCGGTCTGAAAGAAGCAAAAGCTAAAGTTGATGAAGCTCCTGCAGCGATCAAAGAAGGCGTAGAAAAAGCAGAAGCAGAAGAAGCTCTTAAGCAGCTTACTGAAGCTGGCGCTGACGCTGAAATGAAATAG
- the rpoB gene encoding DNA-directed RNA polymerase subunit beta codes for MGQLRKIFGKIKVTLPVPHLLELQVDSFVKFLQVGVAPASRADIGLEGVFRSVFPIEDFNKTASLEYVSYDIGEPKYDMDECIAKGLTYEAPIRIKVRLVVFDVDEESESRTIRDIKEQDIYFGTVPLMSEQGTFIINGTERVIVNQLQRSPGIIFEHDSGKTHTSRKVLYSCRVIPMRGSWLDFDFDHKDILYVRIDRRRKMPATVLLKAMGLSKQNILDHFYEVEEYKLDRHIVRRKVVENQYRKETAWVDLTLEDGTVIVDRDKPITKFGWRKLIRGGVEYIEVDPKSIVGQFAANDVTDPDTGEVIAEAADEITEEIFERIQEVGLKELKVLLTMGAETSSSLRDTLMMDKSTDVESAQIEIYRRLRPSSPPTAEIAANFFENLFRSADYYDLSSVGRYKLNARLDVDTPLELKTLTNVDILKAVLLLCKLKDSHGPADDIDNLGNRRVRPVGELVENQYRIGLVRMERAIKERMSLQEVATLMPHDLINPKPVAAVLKEFFGTSQLSQFMDQTNPLSEVTHKRRLSALGPGGLTRERAGFEVRDVHVSHYGRICPIETPEGPNIGLIVSLTTYAKVNEFGFIESPYRTIKDSTMTDEILYYDATREVGHVVAQANAPITSEGSFENPLVTSRLNGDVSMMPREDVSLMDISPSQTVSVSAALIPFLEHDDANRALMGSNMQRQAVPLLKTAQPLVGTGMEANVAQDSGSCLLAEHDGYIDYVDAERLVLRYDDGIYPETGGVKHYELQKWHKSNQNSCYGARPRLQVGTRVAKGEVLADGPGIKDGELALGKNMLVAFMPWCGYNFEDAILISERVVKEDVYTSVHIEEFELVARDTKLGPEEVTRDIPNVSEDMLSNLDECGIIRLGARIVPDDILVGKITPKGETQLTPEEKLLRAIFGDKARDVKNTSLKVPPGIEGTVIDVKVFNRRSGEKDDRTRAIEDFELAKHDMKESKHIDSLTTKTREKISVVVSNKQINQTLMGRRKGEVLAEAGHTITDAILSEIPLKKLGGLFSDKDTNEAVKLLLGEYDKQIRVIKGIYDVKREKVTEGDDLPPGVIKMVKVYIAVKRKLSVGDKMAGRHGNKGVVSRILPEQDMPFFADGTPMDIVLNPLGVPSRMNIGQIMETHLGWAALELGHKFARMLDAGDALDQIRKEVKSTFDSEDVFELVDSLDDDEFKDALKKAREGIVTKTPVFDGATEEEIWDLVVKTGIADDGKVTLWDGRTGDPFQNRVTVGVMYILKLHHLVDEKIHARSTGPYSLVTQQPLGGKAQFGGQRLGEMEVWALEAYGAAYLLQEFLTVKSDDVTGRVKMYEKIVKGDNFLEAGLPESFNVLIKELMSLGLDVNLLQDDEEKEEENSSAITQ; via the coding sequence ATGGGTCAGCTCAGAAAAATATTTGGAAAGATCAAAGTCACTCTTCCGGTACCTCACCTGCTTGAACTGCAGGTCGATTCCTTTGTAAAATTCCTTCAAGTCGGCGTAGCTCCGGCAAGTAGGGCAGACATTGGTTTAGAAGGGGTATTTCGTTCGGTTTTTCCTATTGAAGACTTCAATAAAACTGCAAGTCTTGAATATGTTAGCTACGATATCGGTGAACCTAAATACGATATGGATGAATGCATCGCTAAGGGACTTACTTATGAAGCCCCAATCCGTATCAAGGTCCGCCTCGTAGTCTTTGATGTTGATGAAGAATCCGAAAGCAGGACTATTCGCGACATTAAAGAGCAGGACATTTATTTTGGAACCGTACCGCTCATGAGTGAGCAGGGTACGTTTATCATAAACGGTACTGAACGTGTAATTGTTAACCAGTTACAACGTTCTCCCGGTATCATCTTCGAACATGATTCGGGTAAAACTCATACCAGCCGTAAAGTGCTCTATAGCTGCAGGGTTATCCCCATGCGCGGTTCATGGCTGGATTTTGATTTTGACCATAAAGACATCCTTTACGTTCGTATTGACAGACGTCGCAAAATGCCTGCGACAGTTCTTCTTAAAGCGATGGGATTATCAAAGCAGAATATTCTCGACCATTTTTATGAAGTTGAAGAATACAAGCTTGATAGACATATTGTACGACGTAAAGTTGTAGAAAATCAGTACCGCAAAGAAACTGCATGGGTTGATCTTACGCTCGAAGATGGCACTGTCATCGTAGACCGTGATAAACCTATTACTAAATTCGGCTGGCGTAAGCTTATTCGCGGCGGAGTTGAGTACATTGAAGTTGATCCTAAATCAATAGTAGGTCAATTTGCTGCTAATGATGTAACTGATCCGGATACTGGTGAAGTTATTGCTGAAGCCGCTGATGAAATTACTGAAGAGATCTTCGAAAGAATTCAGGAAGTCGGACTCAAAGAATTGAAAGTTCTCCTTACTATGGGGGCTGAGACTTCTTCTTCATTGCGTGACACTCTTATGATGGATAAGAGTACTGACGTTGAAAGTGCACAGATTGAAATCTATCGCAGACTACGTCCAAGTTCTCCTCCTACAGCAGAGATTGCAGCGAACTTCTTTGAAAATTTATTCCGCAGCGCTGATTATTATGATCTTTCAAGCGTTGGTCGTTATAAATTGAATGCTCGTTTGGATGTTGATACTCCTCTTGAGCTGAAGACTCTTACTAACGTTGATATTTTAAAGGCTGTTTTGCTTCTTTGTAAGCTTAAAGACAGTCATGGTCCTGCTGATGATATTGATAACCTCGGCAACAGACGTGTACGTCCTGTTGGTGAGCTTGTCGAAAATCAATACAGAATCGGTCTTGTCCGCATGGAAAGAGCTATCAAGGAGCGCATGAGCCTCCAGGAAGTAGCGACTTTGATGCCTCATGACCTAATCAATCCTAAACCTGTAGCAGCAGTTCTCAAAGAATTCTTTGGAACTTCACAGCTGTCACAGTTTATGGACCAGACAAATCCACTTTCTGAGGTTACTCACAAACGTAGATTGTCTGCTCTTGGACCTGGTGGTCTTACCCGTGAACGCGCAGGATTTGAAGTTCGTGACGTTCATGTAAGTCATTACGGCAGAATCTGCCCTATTGAAACTCCTGAAGGTCCAAACATCGGCCTTATCGTTTCTTTGACTACTTATGCCAAAGTTAACGAATTTGGTTTCATTGAAAGTCCTTACCGGACAATCAAAGATTCTACCATGACTGATGAAATACTATACTATGATGCGACTAGAGAAGTCGGACACGTCGTAGCACAGGCGAACGCACCAATTACTTCTGAGGGATCATTCGAGAATCCGCTTGTTACCTCACGTCTTAATGGTGATGTTTCCATGATGCCTCGTGAAGATGTTTCTCTCATGGACATCAGCCCGAGTCAGACTGTATCCGTTTCAGCTGCTCTTATTCCGTTCCTTGAACATGATGATGCTAACCGCGCACTCATGGGATCGAATATGCAGCGTCAGGCTGTTCCATTACTTAAGACAGCGCAGCCGCTTGTCGGAACAGGTATGGAAGCTAACGTTGCACAGGACTCTGGTAGTTGTTTACTCGCTGAACATGATGGATATATTGATTACGTTGACGCTGAGCGTCTTGTATTAAGATATGATGACGGGATTTATCCTGAAACCGGCGGCGTTAAGCATTATGAGCTTCAGAAGTGGCACAAGTCCAATCAGAACTCATGTTACGGTGCTCGTCCAAGACTTCAGGTTGGAACTCGTGTTGCTAAAGGTGAAGTTCTCGCTGACGGACCTGGTATCAAAGACGGAGAGCTCGCTCTTGGTAAAAACATGCTCGTAGCATTTATGCCATGGTGCGGTTACAACTTTGAAGATGCTATCCTGATTTCTGAACGTGTTGTTAAAGAAGACGTTTATACCTCAGTTCATATTGAGGAATTCGAACTTGTCGCACGTGATACCAAGCTTGGACCAGAAGAAGTTACCCGTGATATCCCTAACGTCAGTGAAGATATGCTTAGCAATCTTGACGAATGTGGTATCATCCGCCTTGGAGCTCGTATTGTACCTGACGATATTCTCGTAGGTAAGATTACTCCTAAAGGTGAAACACAGCTTACTCCAGAAGAAAAACTTCTTAGAGCTATCTTCGGGGATAAAGCGCGTGATGTTAAAAACACCTCTCTCAAAGTTCCACCGGGAATCGAGGGTACTGTTATTGATGTCAAAGTGTTTAACCGCAGATCTGGTGAGAAAGATGACCGTACAAGGGCCATCGAAGATTTCGAGCTTGCCAAACATGATATGAAAGAAAGCAAGCATATCGATTCTCTCACAACTAAGACTCGCGAAAAAATATCCGTAGTCGTTAGTAACAAGCAGATTAATCAGACTCTCATGGGACGCAGAAAAGGTGAAGTACTTGCAGAAGCAGGACACACAATCACTGATGCTATTCTTAGTGAGATTCCTCTTAAGAAGCTTGGCGGACTGTTCTCAGATAAAGACACCAATGAAGCTGTAAAATTGCTTCTTGGTGAATACGATAAACAGATACGTGTTATTAAGGGTATTTATGACGTCAAACGTGAAAAAGTCACCGAAGGTGATGATTTACCTCCAGGCGTCATTAAAATGGTCAAAGTTTACATTGCGGTTAAGCGTAAGCTTTCCGTAGGTGACAAAATGGCTGGTCGCCATGGTAATAAGGGTGTTGTTTCCCGTATTCTTCCAGAACAGGATATGCCGTTCTTTGCTGACGGTACTCCAATGGATATCGTTTTGAATCCGCTTGGTGTTCCTTCTCGAATGAATATTGGTCAGATTATGGAAACACATCTTGGTTGGGCAGCTCTGGAGCTCGGACATAAGTTCGCCAGAATGCTTGATGCCGGTGATGCTCTTGATCAGATTCGTAAAGAGGTTAAAAGCACCTTCGATTCAGAAGATGTTTTTGAACTTGTCGATAGTCTTGATGATGATGAATTCAAAGATGCTCTTAAAAAAGCTCGTGAAGGTATTGTCACTAAAACTCCTGTTTTCGACGGTGCTACTGAGGAAGAGATCTGGGATCTGGTTGTTAAAACCGGAATCGCTGACGATGGTAAAGTCACCCTTTGGGATGGCCGTACCGGAGATCCTTTCCAGAATCGCGTAACTGTAGGGGTTATGTATATTCTAAAACTTCATCACTTAGTTGATGAAAAGATTCACGCCCGTTCAACTGGACCTTACTCGCTGGTTACTCAGCAGCCTCTTGGTGGTAAAGCCCAGTTTGGTGGACAGAGACTCGGGGAAATGGAAGTTTGGGCACTTGAAGCATACGGCGCAGCCTATCTGCTTCAGGAATTCCTGACCGTCAAATCCGATGATGTTACCGGTCGTGTTAAGATGTATGAAAAAATCGTCAAAGGAGACAACTTCCTTGAAGCTGGACTCCCAGAATCATTTAACGTTTTGATCAAAGAGCTTATGTCTCTCGGTCTCGATGTAAATTTGCTTCAGGATGACGAGGAAAAAGAGGAAGAAAACTCTTCCGCTATAACTCAATAA
- the rpoC gene encoding DNA-directed RNA polymerase subunit beta': protein MSLDELFTMRRTSGAGDAGRGLKGIQISIASPEKIREWSFGEVKKPETINYRTFKPERDGLFCAKIFGPVKDYECNCGKYKRMKHRGIVCEKCGVEVIASKVRRERMGHIELAAPVAHIWFLKTLPSKIGTLLDITMADLEKVLYFDSYIVLEPGETPLKAHQIISEDQYFQVIDHYGEDSITVGMGAETIKGLLAEIDMLALRTELREESLTTRSQTKKKKITKRLKIVEAFLESGNNCQWMIMDVIPVIPPELRPLVPLDGGRFATSDLNDLYRRVINRNNRLKRLIELGAPDIIIRNEKRMLQESVDALFDNGRRGRAITGTNGRPLKSLSDMIKGKQGRFRQNLLGKRVDYSGRSVIVVGPYLKLHQCGLPKKMALELFKPFIYAELERREIATTIKSAKKMVEREDLVVWDILDDVVREYPIMLNRAPTLHRLGIQSFEPILIEGKAIQLHPLVCSAYNADFDGDQMAVHVPLSVEAQIECRVLMMSSNNILSPANGQPIINPSQDIVLGLYHLTVDRSFAKGEGMIFAGPWEVITALDAGVVSLHARVKVRIDGKIVDTTCGRIIVGELVPEGMSYDQVNMVMTKKNIARLVSDAYRTSGSKATVILCDKLKDLGYEYATRAAITIGLKDLTIPQKKAGLLEAAYAEVENIEAQYREGIITRTEKYNKVVDVWTKVTNDVSTEMTLEMSADILTDPVTGKQESNSSFNPVFMMAHSGARGNQDQMRQLAGMRGLMAKPSGEIIETPITSSFREGLSVLQYFISTHGARKGLADTALKTANSGYLTRRLVDVVQDVTVAENDCRTVDGLELTHYIKGGEIKERLSEKVLGRVTIHPVIKEGTDEILVPADTLIDERYAKLIDENGINSLIVRSPLTCRSKHGVCAMCYGRDLARGHIVNVGETVGIIAAQSIGEPGTQLTMRTFHIGGTASREIEQSSLEAQHNGIIVLNRMRSVRNAEGHQMVLGKSCQVAVVDEQGREREKYVLPLGAKLYVEDGQSVSHNTVLAEWDPLAEPFITDVAGTVKFTDLVEGKTFQERVDEATNRATYTITEYRTTNFKPSMSICGEDGEPLTRPESTLKATYPLPVGAILMVKDGDTVTAGEVIARKLRETSKTKDIVGGLPRVAELFEVRKPKELGIITEIDGVVSYGPESKGKRKIIVTPEVGVTKEYLVPKGRHITAQEGDFVEAGDLMTEGLPELHDILKVKGEKYLARFLVEEIQDVYRFQGVGINDKHIEVIVRQMLKKVSVVDPGETHFLVAEQVDKQRFMEKNEEAIRNGLKPATAQTHVLGITQASLSTASFISAASFQETTKVLTESSLRGKKDYLRGLKENVIVGRLIPAGTGFRRYAQTAVIVPDQTERADKFLEELEEEPLLINER, encoded by the coding sequence ATGAGTCTGGACGAATTGTTCACTATGCGTAGAACATCCGGAGCAGGTGACGCTGGGCGTGGCCTCAAAGGAATTCAGATTTCCATTGCTTCGCCCGAAAAGATCAGAGAATGGTCATTCGGTGAAGTTAAGAAGCCCGAGACAATTAACTATAGAACTTTTAAGCCAGAAAGAGACGGTCTCTTTTGTGCTAAAATTTTCGGACCAGTTAAGGACTACGAGTGTAACTGCGGTAAGTATAAACGCATGAAGCATCGCGGCATTGTCTGCGAAAAATGTGGCGTTGAAGTTATTGCTTCCAAGGTTAGACGTGAACGTATGGGGCATATTGAACTTGCAGCCCCTGTTGCTCATATCTGGTTCCTTAAAACACTTCCTTCCAAGATCGGCACGCTTTTAGATATAACAATGGCTGACCTTGAGAAAGTTCTGTATTTTGATTCATATATAGTTCTTGAGCCTGGCGAAACACCTCTTAAGGCGCATCAGATTATTTCTGAAGATCAGTATTTTCAAGTAATAGATCATTATGGTGAAGATTCCATCACAGTAGGTATGGGAGCTGAAACAATCAAAGGTCTGCTTGCAGAAATTGATATGCTTGCTCTCCGTACTGAGTTGCGCGAAGAATCATTGACTACACGTTCTCAGACTAAGAAAAAGAAAATCACTAAACGGCTTAAGATCGTTGAAGCTTTTCTTGAATCTGGAAACAATTGTCAGTGGATGATAATGGATGTAATTCCTGTCATACCACCTGAACTTCGTCCTCTTGTTCCACTTGACGGTGGACGTTTCGCGACTTCTGATCTTAATGATTTGTATCGTCGTGTTATTAATAGAAACAATCGTCTTAAGCGACTGATTGAGCTCGGAGCACCTGATATTATCATCCGCAATGAAAAAAGGATGCTTCAGGAATCTGTTGATGCTCTCTTTGATAACGGACGTCGTGGTCGTGCAATTACCGGAACTAATGGTCGCCCTCTAAAATCATTATCAGATATGATTAAAGGTAAACAGGGGCGTTTCCGTCAGAACCTTCTCGGTAAACGTGTCGACTATTCAGGACGTTCAGTTATCGTTGTTGGACCTTATCTTAAGCTCCATCAGTGCGGCTTGCCTAAGAAAATGGCTTTGGAACTTTTCAAACCATTTATTTATGCTGAGCTTGAACGCAGGGAGATTGCTACTACCATTAAAAGCGCAAAGAAGATGGTTGAGCGTGAAGATTTAGTTGTATGGGATATCCTTGACGATGTTGTTCGTGAATATCCTATTATGCTAAACCGTGCTCCTACTTTGCATAGACTTGGTATTCAGTCATTTGAACCGATTCTGATTGAAGGTAAAGCTATTCAGCTTCATCCACTTGTATGTTCTGCATACAATGCTGACTTTGATGGTGACCAGATGGCTGTTCACGTACCACTTTCAGTTGAAGCACAGATTGAGTGTCGAGTTTTGATGATGTCATCAAACAACATTCTTTCCCCTGCAAACGGTCAGCCGATTATCAATCCAAGTCAGGATATCGTTCTCGGGCTGTATCATCTGACCGTTGATCGCTCATTTGCTAAAGGTGAGGGCATGATCTTTGCTGGTCCATGGGAAGTTATAACAGCCCTTGATGCCGGAGTTGTAAGCCTTCATGCTCGTGTTAAAGTAAGAATTGATGGCAAAATAGTCGATACTACTTGTGGTCGTATTATTGTTGGTGAACTTGTTCCTGAAGGCATGAGCTATGATCAGGTCAACATGGTTATGACCAAGAAAAATATTGCACGCCTTGTATCCGATGCATATCGCACCTCAGGAAGCAAAGCGACAGTCATTCTTTGTGATAAATTAAAAGATCTTGGGTATGAGTATGCAACAAGAGCCGCTATTACTATCGGCTTAAAAGACTTGACTATTCCTCAGAAGAAAGCTGGTCTTCTTGAAGCTGCTTATGCTGAAGTTGAAAATATTGAAGCTCAGTACCGCGAAGGTATCATTACCCGTACTGAAAAGTACAACAAAGTAGTCGATGTTTGGACGAAAGTTACTAATGATGTTTCAACAGAAATGACTCTTGAAATGTCTGCTGATATTCTGACTGATCCAGTGACTGGGAAACAGGAGTCTAACTCTAGTTTTAACCCAGTCTTTATGATGGCTCATTCAGGTGCTAGAGGTAACCAGGACCAGATGAGACAGCTTGCCGGTATGCGTGGTCTTATGGCCAAACCTTCTGGGGAAATTATTGAAACTCCGATCACATCTTCATTCCGTGAAGGTCTATCGGTTCTTCAGTACTTTATTTCTACTCACGGTGCTCGTAAAGGTCTCGCGGATACAGCTCTTAAAACTGCGAACTCCGGTTATCTTACTCGTCGTCTTGTTGATGTTGTTCAGGATGTTACTGTTGCTGAGAATGATTGTAGAACAGTTGATGGTCTTGAACTTACTCATTATATTAAAGGCGGTGAGATCAAAGAGCGTCTCTCCGAAAAAGTACTTGGTCGCGTGACTATCCATCCCGTAATCAAGGAAGGAACTGATGAAATTTTAGTTCCTGCAGATACTTTAATTGACGAACGTTATGCGAAACTTATTGACGAAAACGGCATCAACTCGCTGATAGTCCGTTCACCTCTTACTTGTAGAAGTAAACATGGTGTATGCGCCATGTGTTACGGTCGTGACCTCGCAAGAGGACATATCGTAAACGTTGGTGAAACAGTCGGTATTATTGCAGCTCAGTCAATCGGTGAGCCTGGAACTCAGCTCACAATGCGTACCTTCCATATTGGTGGTACTGCTAGCCGTGAAATTGAACAGTCATCTTTAGAAGCACAGCATAACGGTATAATTGTACTTAACCGTATGCGTTCTGTCCGCAATGCCGAAGGGCATCAAATGGTCCTTGGTAAGAGTTGCCAGGTTGCAGTTGTGGATGAGCAGGGTAGAGAGCGTGAAAAATACGTTCTGCCTCTTGGTGCTAAACTTTACGTGGAAGACGGGCAGTCGGTTTCTCATAATACGGTCTTGGCCGAATGGGATCCACTTGCAGAACCGTTTATCACAGATGTTGCAGGTACGGTTAAATTTACCGACTTAGTTGAAGGTAAAACATTCCAAGAACGAGTCGATGAAGCTACTAACAGAGCTACATATACAATCACGGAATATCGTACTACAAACTTCAAACCGTCAATGTCCATTTGCGGAGAAGACGGAGAGCCTTTGACTCGTCCAGAGTCAACCTTGAAGGCTACTTATCCTCTGCCGGTAGGTGCTATTTTGATGGTAAAAGACGGTGACACTGTTACCGCCGGTGAAGTTATCGCACGTAAACTTCGCGAAACTTCGAAGACTAAAGATATTGTTGGTGGTCTTCCTCGTGTTGCGGAGCTCTTTGAAGTGCGCAAACCAAAGGAACTTGGAATCATTACGGAGATTGATGGTGTGGTCTCCTACGGACCAGAATCCAAAGGCAAGCGCAAAATTATTGTTACCCCTGAAGTCGGAGTTACCAAGGAATACTTGGTTCCAAAGGGTCGTCATATTACTGCTCAGGAAGGAGACTTCGTTGAAGCTGGCGATTTGATGACTGAAGGACTTCCAGAACTTCATGACATCTTGAAAGTTAAGGGCGAAAAATATCTCGCACGTTTCTTGGTGGAAGAAATTCAGGATGTGTACCGCTTCCAGGGTGTTGGAATTAACGATAAGCATATCGAAGTTATTGTCCGTCAGATGCTCAAGAAAGTTTCCGTCGTTGATCCCGGCGAAACTCATTTCCTTGTTGCAGAACAGGTGGATAAACAGCGGTTCATGGAGAAAAATGAGGAAGCTATCAGAAACGGGCTTAAGCCTGCAACTGCACAGACTCATGTTCTCGGAATTACTCAAGCTTCACTTTCAACAGCGTCATTTATTTCTGCTGCATCATTCCAGGAAACGACTAAGGTTCTTACCGAGTCATCCCTGCGCGGCAAGAAAGACTATCTGCGCGGCTTGAAAGAGAATGTTATCGTCGGTCGCTTGATCCCTGCCGGAACAGGCTTCCGCAGATATGCACAAACTGCAGTGATCGTTCCGGATCAGACAGAACGTGCAGATAAGTTTCTTGAGGAATTGGAAGAAGAGCCGTTGCTCATTAATGAAAGATAA
- the rpsL gene encoding 30S ribosomal protein S12, with amino-acid sequence MPTINQLIRKGREKQLKRKKTPALQACPQRRGVCTRVYTTTPKKPNSALRKVARVRLTNSIEVTAYIGGEGHNLQEHSVVLIRGGRVKDLPGVRYHIVRGSLDTAGVADRRKGRSKYGAKRPK; translated from the coding sequence ATGCCAACCATTAATCAGCTCATTAGAAAAGGGCGTGAAAAGCAGCTTAAACGTAAGAAGACTCCTGCTCTTCAAGCTTGCCCCCAGCGTCGTGGCGTATGCACTAGAGTGTATACAACCACCCCTAAAAAGCCTAACTCCGCGCTGCGTAAAGTCGCACGTGTACGTTTGACTAATAGTATTGAAGTAACCGCATACATTGGTGGTGAAGGTCATAATCTTCAGGAACACTCCGTGGTACTTATCCGCGGTGGTAGGGTAAAAGATTTACCTGGTGTTCGTTACCATATCGTTCGTGGTTCACTTGATACCGCTGGTGTCGCAGATCGTCGTAAGGGTCGTTCTAAGTACGGCGCTAAACGTCCTAAATAG
- the rpsG gene encoding 30S ribosomal protein S7 codes for MPRKGPIPKRAILPDPVYGSQLATKFMNRLMLDGKKSVSEKIFYEALAFLGEKTQEDPIKAFEKAIENVKPHAEVKSRRVGGATYQVPVEVRPERQGSLAIRWLINFARSRGEKGMVARLSGEFLDAYNKRGGAVKKKEDVHRMAEANKAFAHYRW; via the coding sequence ATGCCTCGTAAAGGTCCAATACCTAAGAGAGCAATTCTTCCTGACCCAGTTTATGGAAGTCAGCTTGCAACTAAATTCATGAATAGACTCATGTTAGACGGCAAGAAGAGTGTCTCTGAAAAGATATTTTATGAAGCTCTTGCATTTCTAGGTGAAAAAACCCAGGAAGATCCAATCAAGGCTTTTGAAAAAGCAATTGAAAATGTAAAACCACATGCTGAAGTTAAATCTCGTCGTGTTGGTGGTGCAACATATCAGGTTCCAGTAGAAGTACGTCCAGAACGTCAGGGGTCTTTAGCTATTAGATGGCTGATCAACTTTGCTCGTTCCAGAGGTGAAAAAGGTATGGTCGCTCGTCTTAGCGGTGAATTCCTCGACGCTTACAACAAGCGTGGCGGAGCTGTTAAGAAGAAAGAAGACGTTCATCGTATGGCTGAAGCTAATAAAGCTTTCGCTCACTACCGCTGGTAA